A DNA window from Fragaria vesca subsp. vesca linkage group LG3, FraVesHawaii_1.0, whole genome shotgun sequence contains the following coding sequences:
- the LOC101308548 gene encoding pre-mRNA-splicing factor SYF1-like, with the protein MAISQELYPSQDDLLYEEELLRNPYSLKLWWRYLIARSDAPFKKRRTIYERAVKSLPGSYKLWHAYLRERLELVRSFPINHSEYETLNNTFERALVTMHKMPRIWILYLQSLTEQRLVTRTRRSFDRALCALPVQQHDRIWELYLVFVSQKGMPIQTSLRVYRRYLLYDPTHVEDFIAFLIDSELWQEAAERLASVLNDDQFRSIKGKTKHRLWLELCDLLTKNATAVSGLNVDAIIRGGIKKFTDEVGRLWTSLADYYIKRSLFEKARDVFEEGMQTVVTVRDFSVIFDAYAQFEESMLAIKMETLGSDEEEEEEEKGENGRMEDDGSEEEEEEDVRTNVELSVAELEKKILHGFWLHDENDVDLRLARLDHLMDRRPELANSVLLRQNPHNVEQWHRRVKLFEGNPTKQILTYTQAVKTVDPMQAVGKPHTLWVAFAKLYETHGDLANARVIFDKAVQVNYKTVDNLASLWCEWAEMELRHKNFKRALELMSRATAEPSVEVKRRVAADGNQPVQMRLHKSLRLWTFYVDLEESLGTLESTRAVYERILDLRIATPQIIINYALLLEEHKYFEDAFKVYEKGTQIFKYPHVKDIWMTYLSKFVKRYGKNKLERARLLFEDAVKAAPADAKKPLYLQFAKLEEDYGLAKRAMKVYDEATKAVPNNEKLSMYEIYIARAAEIFGIPKTREIYEQAIESGLPDKDVKTMCLKYAELEKSLGEIDRARGVYIFASQFSDPRSDAEFWNKWHEFEVQHGNEDTFREMLRIKRSVSASYSQTHFILPEYAMQKDQRLSVDEAKDKLKQAGVPEDEMAALERQLAPVIRDTPSKDSNRKVGFVSAGVESQTDGGIKVAANHEDIELPEESDSEDEANVEIAQKEVPAAVFGDLANKRKDIEDDEGGGKDGESRLGALERIKRLKKV; encoded by the exons ATGGCGATCTCTCAGGAGCTCTACCCCTCCCAAGACGACCTCCTCTACGAAGAAGAGCTTCTCCGAAACCCTTACAGCCTCAAGCTGTGGTGGCGCTACCTAATCGCCCGATCCGACGCGCCGTTCAAGAAGCGCCGCACCATCTACGAGCGCGCCGTCAAGTCCCTCCCCGGAAGCTACAAGCTTTGGCACGCCTACCTCCGCGAGCGCCTCGAACTCGTCCGGAGCTTCCCGATCAACCACTCCGAGTACGAAACCCTAAACAACACCTTCGAAAGGGCCCTGGTCACAATGCACAAGATGCCGCGGATTTGGATTCTGTATCTCCAGAGCCTGACGGAGCAGAGACTGGTCACCAGGACTCGCCGGAGCTTCGACAGGGCGCTGTGCGCTCTGCCGGTGCAGCAGCACGACCGGATTTGGGAGCTCTATTTGGTGTTTGTGAGCCAGAAAGGTATGCCGATCCAGACCTCGCTTCGGGTCTACCGGAGGTACTTGCTTTACGATCCTACTCATGTTGAGGATTTCATTGCGTTTTTGATTGACTCTGAGCTGTGGCAAGAGGCGGCGGAGCGGCTGGCCTCGGTGCTCAATGATGATCAGTTTAGGTCGATTAAGGGGAAGACGAAGCATAGGCTGTGGTTGGAGTTGTGTGATTTGCTTACTAAGAATGCCACGGCGGTTTCGGGGCTGAATGTGGATGCTATCATTAGAGGCGGGATTAAGAAGTTTACGGATGAGGTGGGGAGGCTGTGGACGTCGCTGGCGGATTATTATATTAAGAGGAGTTTGTTTGAGAAGGCTAGGGATGTGTTTGAGGAGGGTATGCAGACTGTGGTGACTGTTAGGGATTTTAGTGTGATTTTCGATGCGTATGCGCAGTTTGAGGAGAGTATGCTTGCGATTAAGATGGAGACGTTGGGGAGTGATGAGGAGGAGGAAGAGGAGGAGAAAGGAGAGAATGGGAGGATGGAAGATGATGGAAGTGAAGAGGAGGAGGAGGAAGATGTTCGGACCAATGTGGAGTTGTCCGTGGCTGAGCTTGAGAAGAAGATACTCCACGGGTTTTGGCTACATGATGAGAATGATGTCGATTTGAGGTTGGCGCGATTGGACCATCTTATGGATAGAAGACCTGAACTGGCTAATAGTGTGCTTTTGAGACAGAATCCGCATAATGTAGAGCAGTGGCATCGGAGAGTGAAGCTCTTTGAGGGAAATCCCACGAAGCAGATACTTACATATACCCAGGCTGTGAAGACTGTGGATCCAATGCAAGCAGTGGGGAAGCCTCATACTTTGTGGGTTGCTTTTGCTAAGCTGTATGAAACACATGGCGATCTTGCAAATGCAAGAGTCATTTTTGATAAGGCTGTCCAGGTGAACTACAAGACAGTGGACAATCTGGCTAGTCTGTGGTGTGAGTGGGCAGAAATGGAATTGCGGCATAAGAATTTTAAACGGGCCCTGGAACTGATGAGTAGAGCTACAGCAGAGCCATCTGTTGAGGTCAAACGAAGAG TTGCTGCTGATGGGAATCAACCAGTTCAGATGAGGCTCCATAAATCATTGAGGCTTTGGACCTTTTATGTGGACTTGGAGGAGAGCTTAGGTACACTAGAGTCTACACGGGCAGTGTACGAACGGATATTGGATTTGAGAATAGCCACCCCTCAAATTATAATCAACTATGCATTGCTTCTCGAA GAACATAAATACTTTGAAGATGCATTCAAAGTTTATGAAAAAGGTACTCAAATATTCAAGTACCCGCATGTCAAAGACATATGGATGACATATCTCTCCAAATTTGTAAAAAGATATGGGAAGAATAAGCTGGAACGTGCGAGACTGCTCTTTGAGGATGCTGTTAAAGCG GCCCCTGCTGATGCGAAGAAACCTTTATATCTTCAATTTGCAAAGCTGGAGGAGGATTATGGGTTAGCAAAGCGGGCAATGAAGGTTTATGATGAAGCAACTAAGGCTGTTCCAAACAATGAAAAGTTGAGCATGTATGAAATATATATAGCCCGTGCAGCTGAGATTTTTGGGATCCCCAAAACAAGGGAGATATATGAGCAAGCAATAGAATCCGGTCTCCCCGACAAAGATGTGAAGACAATGTGCTTAAAGTATGCTGAGCTTGAGAAGAGCTTGGGCGAAATTGATCGTGCTCGGGGAGTTTATATATTTGCATCACAGTTTTCAGATCCCCGATCAGATGCAGAATTCTGGAACAAATGGCACGAGTTTGAGGTCCAACACGGGAATGAAGATACATTTAGAGAAATGCTTAGAATCAAACGAAGTGTTTCTGCAAGCTATAGCCAG ACACACTTTATTCTACCTGAGTATGCGATGCAAAAGGATCAGAGGTTGAGCGTTGATGAGGCAAAAGACAAATTGAAACAAGCTGGAGTCCCGGAAGATGAAATGGCTGCTCTTGAGAGGCAGTTGGCTCCTGTGATCCGTGATACACCCTCTAAAGACAGCAACAGAAAGGTGGGCTTTGTGAGTGCTGGAGTAGAATCACAGACTGATGGAGGGATAAAAGTTGCTGCAAATCACGAAGACATTGAACTACCAGAAGAAAGTGATTCTGAAGATGAGGCGAATGTTGAAATTGCACAAAAGGAGGTCCCAGCTGCTGTTTTCGGAGATTTGGCTAACAAGAGAAAGGATATTGAAGATGATGAGGGTGGAGGTAAGGACGGTGAAAGCCGCCTTGGTGCACTTGAGAGAATAAAGAGGCTAAAGAAAGTATGA
- the LOC101303095 gene encoding uncharacterized protein LOC101303095: MAWLVSLRILLISTGVVALALAMKLYVPLVFEFAVSNLPLIWTSCKSLLRPPYLYVVVNAIIITIAASSMFHHDRPQAKLPSSESESTPPPVVYHHREDEVEPAVVYKHIQEDVAPPVVYERREQDVAAPPVVYDHKEEAVVKEVTSMVLFNNDSAEPVAEVDHDPEDEIEVSGAKWMTPKNVTKFDDIVLLAEKPLISSRFSHRKLARSTPEGGRPLRVSKAPKRHDTLENTWKTITEGRSIPLSRHMKKSDTWDHHGRGGGGGGVNGGVEVDEETSQAVHKSKTFKDLTNQQKVVTMAAVNSSSPAAIKLRKEPSLSQDELNRKVEAFIHKFNEDMRLQRQESLNQFMEMNNRGSN, translated from the exons ATGGCGTGGCTGGTTTCGTTGAGGATTCTGTTAATTTCGACCGGCGTTGTGGCTTTGGCTTTGGCCATGAAGCTCTACGTTCCTTTAGTGTTTGAGTTCGCCGTCTCAAACCTTCCTCTGATCTGGACCTCATGCAAGTCCTTGCTCAGGCCGCCGTATCTCTACGTCGTCGTCAACGCCATCATCATCACCATAGCTGCCTCCTCAATGTTCCACCACGACCGGCCTCAGGCAAAGCTTCCTTCGTCAGAGTCTGAATCAACTCCACCTCCGGTTGTATACCACCACAGAGAAGATGAAGTGGAGCCAGCGGTGGTGTACAAGCATATACAAGAGGACGTGGCGCCACCGGTGGTGTACGAGCGCAGAGAACAGGATGTGGCGGCGCCACCGGTTGTGTACGACCACAAAGAGGAGGCTGTGGTTAAGGAGGTGACATCTATGGTACTATTCAACAACGACTCTGCAGAGCCTGTGGCTGAGGTTGATCATGATCCTGAGGATGAGATCGAGGTCTCGGGAGCCAAGTGGATGACCCCTAAGAATGTTACGAAATTTGATGATATTGTTCTGCTGGCGGAGAAGCCTCTAATCTCTTCAAGATTCAGTCACCGGAAACTGGCTAGATCCACCCCTGAAG GTGGGAGGCCGTTACGAGTGTCCAAGGCGCCAAAACGGCACGACACACTGGAGAATACGTGGAAGACGATAACGGAGGGCCGTTCGATTCCGCTGAGCCGGCACATGAAGAAGAGTGACACGTGGGATCATCACGGCCGTGGAGGAGGAGGAGGAGGAGTCAACGGTGGAGTTGAGGTGGACGAGGAGACGTCACAGGCAGTGCACAAGTCAAAGACGTTCAAGGACTTGACAAACCAGCAGAAGGTGGTGACCATGGCAGCTGTGAATTCGTCGTCGCCGGCGGCGATTAAGCTGAGGAAAGAGCCGTCGCTGAGTCAGGACGAGTTGAACCGAAAAGTGGAGGCGTTTATACACAAGTTCAATGAAGACATGAGGTTGCAGAGGCAGGAGTCGTTGAATCAGTTCATGGAGATGAACAACCGTGGAAGCAATTAG
- the LOC101291500 gene encoding vacuolar protein sorting-associated protein 28 homolog 2-like isoform 1: protein MEVKLWNDKREREMYENFSELYAIIKATEKLERAYIRDVITSSVYEIECQKLIAHFKTLSSTLKDTIPSIERFADTYKMDCPAAINRLVTSGVPATVEHRAAAASSMTSSAAAVAECTQNFITAMDSLKLNMIAVDQVHPLLSDLATSLNKLTFLPSDFLGKVKLKEWIARLSKMGAADELTEQQARQLHFDLESSYNSFMAALPNAGN, encoded by the coding sequence ATGGAGGTCAAGCTATGGAATGACAAGCGTGAAAGAGAAATGTATGAGAATTTCTCTGAGTTATACGCCATTATAAAGGCCACTGAGAAGCTTGAAAGGGCATACATTCGCGATGTGATCACTTCATCGGTGTATGAGATTGAATGCCAAAAACTCATTGCACATTTTAAGACTTTGTCATCCACTCTTAAAGACACCATCCCAAGCATTGAGCGCTTTGCCGATACATATAAGATGGACTGCCCAGCAGCTATAAACCGCCTTGTGACCTCAGGAGTTCCTGCCACAGTGGAGCACAGAGCTGCTGCAGCTTCTTCCATGACTTCCTCAGCTGCTGCTGTGGCAGAGTGCACACAGAATTTCATTACGGCAATGGACTCATTGAAGTTGAATATGATTGCAGTTGATCAGGTGCACCCCCTGCTCTCGGACCTCGCAACATCTCTCAATAAGTTGACCTTTCTGCCATCGGACTTCTTGGGGAAGGTGAAGTTGAAGGAATGGATTGCAAGGCTGTCAAAGATGGGTGCAGCAGATGAGTTGACAGAGCAACAGGCCAGGCAGCTTCACTTTGATCTTGAGTCATCCTATAACTCGTTCATGGCAGCTTTACCCAATGCTGGTAATTGA